The Pyrus communis chromosome 9, drPyrComm1.1, whole genome shotgun sequence genome has a segment encoding these proteins:
- the LOC137745581 gene encoding uncharacterized protein, translating to MATRLGRRTLAALSFQIRRSTAHDSSLTAISVGHGGSQPRLWSSSSSSKSDKAEKKKPVGDRLSAVIDAVNDSKLPPELRGRRNNIRSETDIINVVEQRIWHSMEEGQFENLPGKGKPLNLSSNPHADPAEDTLYRILSKNGCAPQWVELNKEIRSQVSEWRIALKKACASKNCNGGGDRGDQSKWVEASEALKLQVKQINNKVLQYNLMAPFGRQMFGLNWDKELDRLKPEEQ from the exons ATGGCGACCCGCCTTGGGCGACGAACGTTAGCTGCGTTGTCGTTTCAGATTCGGAGGTCAACGGCCCACGATTCGTCTCTGACCGCGATCAGCGTCGGCCATGGTGGGTCCCAACCGAGACTGTGGTCTTCATCGTCGTCTAGTAAATCTGATAAGgcggagaagaagaagccgGTAGGAGACCGCCTATCGGCGGTAATAGACGCCGTTAACGACAGTAAACTTCCTCCTGAGCTCCGTGGTCGGCGCAACAACATCAG GTCAGAAACAGATATAATCAATGTGGTGGAGCAAAGAATATGGCATTCTATGGAAGAAGGGCAGTTTGAGAATTTGCCGGGAAAAGGGAAGCCCCTAAACCTAAGTTCAAATCCTCACGCGGACCCAGCTGAGGACACTTTGTACCGAATCCTCTCGAAGAATGGCTGCGCGCCACAGTGGGTTGAGCTCAACAAAGAGATAAGGAGCCAGGTTTCGGAATGGAGAATTGCTCTGAAGAAGGCTTGCGCAAGCAAAAATTGCAATGGGGGCGGGGACAGGGGTGATCAATCGAAATGGGTTGAAGCTTCAGAGGCTTTGAAATTGCAAGTGAAACAGATCAATAATAAGGTACTGCAGTACAATCTTATGGCTCCTTTCGGCCGTCAAATGTTTGGACTCAACTGGGACAAGGAGCTGGATCGTTTGAAACCGGAGGAACAATAA